A window from Hymenobacter volaticus encodes these proteins:
- a CDS encoding AAA family ATPase: MRTFSSDKEAADALAQSYQTLRKEIGKVIIGQDEVVRLVLTAVFSQGHCLLVGVPGLAKTLLIQTIADSLDLSFNRVQFTPDLMPSDIVGSETLTQQRDFQFVRGPIFANIVLADEINRTPPKTQAALLESMQEYAVTVAGRRYPLERPFFVLATQNPIEQEGTYPLPEAQLDRFMFNIELGYPSYEAELQIVKNTTSDSKPTVSKILHADEIQAFQHLVRRVPVADNVVEYAVGLVHKTRPNTGRGAARATQLLEWGAGPRASQHLIVGAKCNALLNGKYSPDIEDVKAVALPILRHRLVRNFKAEAENVSVEQIVKELL; encoded by the coding sequence ATGCGCACATTTTCTTCTGATAAAGAAGCCGCCGACGCCTTGGCTCAGTCGTACCAGACGCTACGCAAGGAAATCGGCAAAGTGATTATTGGTCAGGACGAGGTAGTACGGCTGGTGCTGACCGCTGTATTTTCGCAGGGGCACTGCCTGTTGGTAGGGGTACCAGGCTTGGCCAAAACGCTGCTCATTCAAACCATTGCCGACTCGCTGGACCTCTCGTTCAACCGGGTGCAGTTCACGCCGGACCTTATGCCTTCCGACATCGTTGGCTCCGAGACGCTTACCCAGCAACGCGACTTTCAGTTTGTGCGAGGTCCTATCTTCGCCAATATTGTGTTGGCCGACGAAATCAACCGCACCCCGCCTAAGACCCAAGCGGCCCTACTGGAATCGATGCAGGAATACGCCGTGACGGTTGCCGGTCGGCGTTACCCTTTGGAGCGGCCGTTCTTCGTGCTGGCTACCCAGAATCCCATCGAGCAAGAAGGTACTTATCCTCTACCCGAAGCCCAGCTCGACCGGTTTATGTTCAATATTGAGCTAGGCTATCCGAGCTACGAGGCGGAGTTACAGATTGTGAAGAACACCACTTCCGACAGCAAGCCTACGGTCAGCAAAATTCTGCACGCCGACGAAATTCAGGCGTTTCAGCACCTTGTGCGCCGTGTGCCCGTAGCCGACAACGTGGTAGAGTATGCCGTAGGTCTGGTACACAAAACGCGCCCTAACACTGGCCGGGGCGCTGCCCGTGCTACGCAGCTTTTGGAATGGGGTGCCGGGCCACGTGCCTCGCAGCACCTTATTGTGGGAGCCAAGTGCAACGCTCTGCTCAATGGCAAGTACTCGCCCGACATCGAGGATGTAAAAGCGGTAGCCTTGCCCATCTTGCGTCACCGTTTGGTCCGCAACTTCAAAGCCGAAGCTGAGAACGTGTCAGTAGAGCAAATCGTAAAAGAACTGCTTTAA
- a CDS encoding SDR family NAD(P)-dependent oxidoreductase, whose protein sequence is MRRLEGKVAIVTGGGSGIGEAICKKFANEGAAVVVVGLESDPVRKVVDEIQRRGGAAVGYLGDISHEKNAEECVQLAISDFGKLDILINNAGVFPATAELDKYPVDAFEYMIKNNIYSTFMMTRAALPYLQKTHGNIVTAGSEAGWMGIAENTPYGGTKAFNHAFVKGISTEQAKYGVRANCVCPGPIDTAWTHKETGPMSAKMEKQNVDAPPLGRRGTPEEVANVYLFLASDEASYVTGALYFVDGGITNSKGTPGADVPSHLRREPEGELNLKHAKDGNTKIREAAAGTMVN, encoded by the coding sequence ATGAGACGACTTGAAGGAAAAGTAGCCATTGTGACCGGCGGAGGCTCGGGCATTGGCGAAGCCATTTGTAAGAAATTTGCTAATGAAGGAGCTGCCGTAGTGGTGGTAGGCCTGGAAAGCGACCCAGTGCGCAAAGTGGTGGACGAAATCCAACGGCGTGGTGGAGCTGCCGTAGGCTACCTCGGCGACATTTCGCACGAAAAAAATGCCGAGGAATGCGTGCAGCTAGCCATCAGCGATTTTGGCAAGCTGGATATTCTAATCAACAACGCTGGCGTGTTTCCGGCTACCGCCGAACTAGATAAGTATCCGGTAGATGCTTTCGAGTACATGATCAAGAACAACATCTACTCCACTTTCATGATGACGCGCGCGGCGTTGCCCTACTTGCAGAAAACCCACGGCAACATCGTGACAGCTGGTTCGGAAGCAGGCTGGATGGGTATTGCCGAAAACACACCTTACGGCGGCACCAAAGCATTCAACCACGCTTTTGTAAAGGGAATATCTACGGAGCAGGCCAAGTACGGCGTCCGCGCTAACTGTGTCTGCCCTGGCCCCATCGATACTGCTTGGACCCACAAGGAAACAGGCCCGATGAGCGCCAAGATGGAGAAGCAGAACGTGGACGCGCCACCGTTGGGCCGCCGCGGCACGCCCGAAGAAGTAGCTAACGTGTACCTGTTCCTGGCCTCTGATGAAGCCAGCTACGTAACGGGCGCACTCTACTTCGTGGATGGTGGTATCACCAATTCTAAAGGCACCCCCGGCGCTGATGTTCCGAGCCATTTGCGCCGTGAGCCAGAGGGGGAGTTGAACTTGAAGCATGCCAAAGATGGCAACACCAAGATCCGGGAAGCAGCGGCCGGCACTATGGTCAATTAG
- a CDS encoding GNAT family N-acetyltransferase gives MPPPLTPLTTARLTLRPYQPTDEADFFAVLNQDRRRLEPAFPARVAAVQTPADATRTISQFAQDWRTGRLYVFGIWHRETATYLGDISLRPSWQTPLTAEVGYYLAAHAEGHGYAREALAATVQFGFSEHLQAHYLTLRCRRNNPRSLAVAEAVGFRPINTTRRRIWPLRGKESEIVHYRLDPTA, from the coding sequence TTGCCTCCGCCGCTCACGCCCCTTACCACTGCCCGCCTCACGCTTCGCCCTTACCAACCTACCGACGAAGCCGACTTCTTCGCCGTGCTCAATCAAGACCGCCGCCGACTGGAACCGGCGTTTCCGGCCCGCGTGGCTGCCGTGCAAACGCCAGCCGATGCCACCCGCACTATTTCTCAATTTGCGCAGGACTGGCGCACCGGTCGCCTCTACGTGTTCGGAATTTGGCACCGCGAAACCGCCACTTACCTCGGCGACATCAGCTTGCGGCCCAGCTGGCAAACCCCTCTAACCGCTGAAGTTGGTTATTATTTGGCGGCCCACGCCGAAGGCCATGGTTACGCGCGTGAGGCGTTGGCTGCCACTGTGCAATTCGGTTTTAGCGAACATCTACAAGCTCACTACTTAACGCTACGTTGCCGCCGCAATAATCCGCGTAGCTTGGCTGTAGCCGAGGCAGTAGGCTTTCGCCCCATCAACACTACCCGGCGGCGCATATGGCCTTTGCGCGGCAAGGAATCAGAAATCGTGCATTACCGCCTGGACCCTACTGCTTGA
- a CDS encoding DUF3108 domain-containing protein: MHYGLINAAEATIEVDGGLHRINDRTCFRATVTGKTTGSFDVFLRIRDTWRSYIDTTSIVPQRFFRNIEENNYRRRETVDFDHFTDMAQMERHGKDKNKIKRGSYKVPDNVQDIVSGFYFLRTLNYDQRHIGEVIRVQGFFDESVFSMDVIYKGRETVETKAGTIRAIKLVPKMPSNKLFKGENAISVYLSDDRNKIPVLIQAEMFVGAVKVDMFKYQGLKTRLNLVARN, translated from the coding sequence GTGCACTATGGTCTCATCAACGCGGCCGAAGCAACCATCGAAGTAGATGGTGGCCTGCACCGTATCAACGACCGAACTTGTTTCCGGGCTACCGTCACGGGCAAAACCACAGGTTCGTTCGACGTTTTTCTGCGCATTCGCGACACTTGGCGCAGCTATATCGACACGACTAGCATCGTGCCCCAGCGCTTTTTCCGCAACATCGAGGAAAATAACTACCGTCGGCGCGAGACCGTTGATTTCGATCATTTCACCGACATGGCGCAGATGGAGCGTCACGGCAAAGACAAAAACAAGATCAAGCGGGGCAGCTACAAAGTACCTGACAATGTGCAAGATATCGTAAGCGGCTTTTATTTCTTGCGCACGCTCAACTACGACCAGCGCCACATTGGTGAAGTGATTCGCGTGCAGGGCTTCTTCGATGAGAGTGTATTTTCGATGGACGTAATCTACAAAGGCCGCGAAACAGTGGAAACGAAAGCTGGCACTATTCGGGCTATTAAGCTGGTTCCGAAAATGCCGAGCAACAAGCTATTTAAGGGGGAAAACGCTATTTCAGTTTACCTCTCCGATGACCGGAACAAGATCCCGGTCCTTATTCAAGCTGAAATGTTTGTTGGGGCGGTTAAGGTGGATATGTTCAAGTACCAAGGTCTCAAAACTCGTCTCAACCTAGTAGCTCGTAATTAA
- a CDS encoding response regulator transcription factor produces the protein MQAPANPNAYKILVVDDDPDIVELLEYNLRKEGYSVASAPDGRRALEIAPQFAPDIILLDVMMPNLDGIATCRHLREQPKFKDTYIIFLTARAEEFSEVAAFEAGADDFIAKPIKPRALLSRLAAFVRRDRDPQSVQDTIEINGLKIDRTGFSVYQEGRKITLPKKEFELLAFLAATPHKVFGREELLQNIWGNDVFVLARTVDVHVRKVREKVGDHHIQTIKGVGYKFNTD, from the coding sequence GTGCAAGCACCCGCTAATCCCAATGCGTACAAGATTTTGGTAGTCGATGATGACCCTGATATTGTGGAGCTACTCGAGTACAACCTGCGCAAGGAAGGCTACTCGGTAGCATCAGCACCCGACGGCCGCCGGGCGCTGGAAATTGCCCCCCAATTTGCGCCCGACATCATCCTGCTGGACGTAATGATGCCTAACCTCGATGGCATTGCCACCTGCCGGCACCTGCGCGAACAGCCCAAGTTCAAAGACACCTACATTATCTTCCTCACGGCGCGTGCCGAGGAGTTTTCAGAAGTAGCCGCCTTCGAAGCGGGTGCCGACGATTTCATTGCCAAGCCAATCAAGCCCCGGGCATTACTCAGTCGCCTCGCTGCCTTCGTCCGCCGCGACCGGGACCCGCAATCCGTGCAAGACACCATCGAAATCAACGGGCTCAAGATTGACCGCACGGGTTTCTCGGTGTATCAAGAAGGCCGCAAGATCACGCTACCAAAAAAGGAATTCGAGCTACTTGCGTTTCTAGCGGCCACACCACACAAGGTATTTGGGCGCGAGGAGCTGTTGCAAAACATCTGGGGCAACGATGTATTTGTGCTGGCTCGCACCGTGGATGTGCACGTGCGCAAAGTGCGCGAGAAAGTAGGCGACCACCACATCCAAACCATCAAAGGAGTCGGCTACAAATTCAATACGGATTAA
- a CDS encoding sensor histidine kinase yields MFGLNISSRIIAIILSLLVAAALTTLAWVGPTMELREGVLAAGITVATCFLLLYLMFEALIFREINSIYSSLENVKRKEFRKLSNKFLFRPEPLKRMRDEIVEMAERKQKEIDELKRLQALRREFLADVSHELKTPIFAAQGFLHTILDDEDVDDFTRQRFLQKAAKSLDSLDTLVQDLVTISQLEKGVVRMRRHSFDLVALVQEIFEQLELKATHRNVRLELFPPALPETGVRVLADRNRIRQVLVNLIDNAIKYGREHGHVVVSLQESGKAVRISVRDDGAGIPKQHMNRIFERFYRIDKSRSRDSGGSGLGLAICKHIIEAHKSTIRVRSEMGQGTTLEFKLIKPKNALPEVKEKSDELTFDGQISDNELSESR; encoded by the coding sequence GTGTTTGGCTTGAATATCTCATCGCGCATTATTGCCATCATTCTGTCGTTGCTCGTCGCGGCTGCGCTAACCACGCTAGCGTGGGTAGGCCCTACTATGGAGTTGCGCGAGGGCGTTTTGGCGGCGGGCATCACAGTGGCCACATGCTTTTTGCTGCTGTACTTGATGTTCGAGGCGTTGATTTTCCGCGAAATCAACAGCATCTATTCCAGCTTGGAAAATGTGAAGCGCAAGGAATTTCGGAAGCTGTCTAACAAGTTTCTGTTCCGGCCCGAGCCCCTCAAGCGCATGCGCGACGAGATAGTGGAAATGGCCGAGCGCAAGCAAAAGGAAATCGACGAACTGAAGCGGCTACAGGCGCTGCGCCGCGAATTTCTGGCCGATGTATCGCACGAGCTGAAAACGCCCATATTCGCCGCACAAGGCTTCTTGCACACCATCCTCGACGATGAGGATGTAGACGATTTCACCCGTCAACGGTTTCTGCAAAAGGCCGCCAAGAGCCTCGATTCATTGGATACGCTGGTCCAGGACCTCGTTACTATTTCGCAATTAGAAAAAGGAGTAGTACGGATGCGCCGCCACAGCTTCGACTTAGTGGCCTTGGTGCAAGAAATTTTCGAGCAATTGGAGTTGAAAGCTACGCACCGCAACGTGCGCTTAGAACTATTTCCACCCGCCTTACCCGAAACTGGCGTGCGCGTACTGGCCGACCGTAACCGCATTCGCCAAGTACTCGTCAATTTAATTGATAACGCCATTAAATATGGGCGCGAGCACGGGCACGTAGTCGTCTCGTTGCAGGAAAGCGGCAAAGCAGTGCGCATCTCCGTGCGCGATGATGGAGCAGGCATCCCAAAGCAGCACATGAATCGCATCTTCGAGCGATTCTACCGAATCGACAAAAGCCGCTCGCGCGACTCGGGTGGTTCTGGCTTAGGCCTGGCTATTTGCAAGCACATAATCGAAGCGCATAAATCGACCATTCGGGTGCGCAGCGAAATGGGCCAAGGCACTACGCTCGAGTTCAAACTGATAAAGCCCAAGAATGCGCTGCCTGAAGTGAAAGAAAAAAGTGATGAGCTGACCTTCGATGGGCAGATAAGCGACAACGAGTTATCGGAAAGCAGATAG
- a CDS encoding RluA family pseudouridine synthase has protein sequence MKLPNFQDLVLFEDEDYVVINKPPFLATLDERFGGAPNILRLAREQYDDVQACHRLDKETSGSLALAKNPAAYRHLAMQFEDRKVRKIYHAAAWGVHQYEGLRVERNIETTTKGKARLAYNGKPAVTLVRTLEAFARHTLLECQPITGRMHQIRLHLAYLQAPIIGDKMYGGEDFYLSSLKKKFNMKEGEEEQPFIKRFALHAASLTFAKLDGESVTIEAPYPKDFRVLVDTLRQYQ, from the coding sequence ATGAAGCTACCTAATTTTCAAGACCTCGTTCTGTTTGAAGACGAAGACTATGTCGTCATCAACAAACCTCCTTTTCTAGCTACTCTCGACGAGCGATTCGGCGGCGCACCGAACATCTTACGTCTCGCCCGCGAGCAGTACGATGACGTGCAGGCCTGCCACCGTCTCGACAAAGAAACGAGCGGTTCGTTGGCACTTGCTAAAAACCCGGCTGCGTATCGCCATTTGGCTATGCAGTTCGAGGACCGCAAAGTGCGCAAAATCTATCATGCTGCCGCTTGGGGAGTGCACCAATACGAAGGCTTACGCGTAGAGCGCAACATCGAAACTACCACCAAAGGCAAAGCTCGGTTGGCCTACAACGGCAAACCTGCCGTGACACTGGTGCGCACCTTGGAAGCATTTGCCCGCCACACGTTGCTCGAGTGTCAGCCTATCACTGGCCGCATGCACCAGATCCGTCTGCACCTAGCCTATCTGCAAGCCCCCATTATCGGCGACAAGATGTATGGCGGCGAGGATTTCTATCTGTCTTCCCTGAAGAAGAAATTCAACATGAAAGAAGGTGAAGAAGAGCAGCCCTTCATCAAACGATTCGCGTTGCACGCCGCCAGCCTCACATTTGCCAAGCTTGACGGAGAGAGCGTTACCATTGAAGCGCCATACCCGAAAGACTTCCGGGTGCTAGTTGATACACTACGACAGTATCAGTAG
- the rplM gene encoding 50S ribosomal protein L13 yields the protein MDHLSFKTVSVNKANADKAWVVVDASVAPLGRLASQIANILRGKHKPSFTPNSDCGDNVIVINADNLRVTGKKLTDKIYVTHSGYPGGQKRVNLRDKKAKNSASVIEHAVKGMLQGNRLGREQFRNLYVYAGNEHPHQAQQPQAVELKNL from the coding sequence ATGGATCATCTGAGCTTCAAGACGGTATCCGTCAACAAAGCCAACGCCGATAAGGCCTGGGTTGTGGTTGATGCCAGTGTTGCGCCCCTGGGCCGTCTGGCCAGCCAGATTGCCAACATACTGCGCGGCAAGCACAAGCCATCGTTCACGCCCAATTCTGATTGCGGCGACAACGTTATCGTCATCAACGCCGACAACCTGCGTGTGACTGGCAAGAAACTGACCGACAAAATCTATGTAACCCACTCGGGTTATCCAGGTGGTCAGAAGCGCGTAAACCTGCGCGACAAAAAGGCCAAGAATTCGGCTAGCGTAATCGAGCACGCCGTGAAAGGCATGCTGCAAGGCAACCGCCTTGGCCGCGAGCAGTTCCGCAACCTGTATGTGTACGCCGGCAACGAGCACCCCCATCAAGCACAGCAGCCACAAGCTGTTGAATTGAAAAACCTTTAA
- the rpsI gene encoding 30S ribosomal protein S9, translated as MEITNTSGRRKTSVARIYMQAGQGNITINGRDMKTYFGNELLENIVNQPLAIVEQVGQYDIKVNVGGGGISAQAEAIRLAISKALVGNSEEVRPALKKEGFMTRDPRMVERKKFGKRKARRSFQFSKR; from the coding sequence ATGGAAATTACCAACACCTCTGGTAGAAGAAAAACCTCGGTGGCCCGCATCTACATGCAGGCCGGGCAAGGGAATATCACTATCAATGGCCGGGACATGAAGACTTACTTCGGTAACGAACTCCTGGAAAACATTGTGAATCAGCCGCTCGCTATCGTAGAGCAGGTTGGTCAGTACGACATCAAGGTGAACGTAGGCGGTGGCGGCATTTCGGCTCAGGCTGAAGCCATCCGTTTGGCCATCTCGAAAGCCCTCGTAGGGAACAGCGAAGAAGTTCGTCCGGCCCTGAAGAAGGAAGGCTTCATGACCCGCGACCCGCGCATGGTGGAACGCAAGAAATTTGGCAAGCGCAAAGCTCGTCGTTCGTTCCAGTTCTCGAAACGCTAA
- the rpsB gene encoding 30S ribosomal protein S2: protein MAQSTSYKDLLDAGAHFGHLTRKWDPKMAPFIFMEKNGIHIIDLNKTLVSLDQAANAIRNIAKSGRKVMFVATKKQAQEIVTSEATRLKMPFVTDRWLGGMLTNFATVRKSLKKMSTIDKMVKENTAYAALAKRERLMLSREREKLERVLGGIADLSRLPAALFVVDVKREHIAVKEAKKLGVPVFAICDTNSNPELVDFPIPANDDASKSIQLIVGVIGKAIEEGLSERKVDKEDADKKQAEDEGIQEKLTADE, encoded by the coding sequence ATGGCTCAGTCCACATCATATAAAGATCTGCTTGACGCTGGTGCCCACTTTGGTCACCTTACGCGCAAGTGGGACCCGAAAATGGCTCCGTTCATCTTCATGGAGAAGAACGGTATTCACATCATTGACCTCAACAAAACGCTTGTTTCGTTGGATCAGGCAGCGAATGCCATCCGCAACATTGCAAAGAGCGGCCGCAAGGTGATGTTCGTTGCAACCAAGAAGCAAGCGCAAGAGATCGTAACTTCCGAGGCTACCCGCCTCAAAATGCCTTTCGTAACTGACCGGTGGTTGGGCGGTATGCTCACCAACTTCGCTACGGTTCGTAAGTCGCTGAAGAAAATGAGCACCATCGACAAGATGGTGAAAGAAAACACGGCTTATGCTGCTCTTGCTAAGCGTGAGCGTCTGATGCTGTCGCGTGAGCGTGAAAAGCTGGAGCGTGTACTCGGTGGTATCGCCGATTTGAGCCGCCTGCCCGCTGCCCTGTTTGTGGTAGACGTAAAGCGCGAGCACATCGCTGTGAAAGAAGCCAAGAAATTGGGTGTGCCAGTATTCGCTATCTGCGATACCAACTCCAACCCTGAATTGGTAGACTTCCCAATTCCAGCTAACGACGACGCTTCGAAGTCCATTCAGCTCATCGTAGGCGTGATTGGCAAAGCCATCGAAGAAGGTCTGTCGGAGCGGAAAGTCGACAAAGAAGATGCCGACAAGAAGCAAGCAGAAGACGAAGGCATCCAGGAGAAACTGACGGCCGACGAATAA
- the tsf gene encoding translation elongation factor Ts, with protein MAAITAQDVNKLRAMTGAGMMDCKKALVEAEGDFEAARDILRKQGQKIADKRSDNATSEGLVLASVSEDGTNGKLVALACETEPVSKVADFRNLVQQILDAAVKTNAATKEDLLASSQEDGRSLQDHITDLMGKIGEKLDVVAYANMSAEKVASYIHSDGKKGVLVGLKNVNGADVTTVGRDVAMQIVAMKPVAVDKDGVDAATVEREIEIGKEQARAEGKPEAMLEKIAQGKLNKFYKENTLLNQEFVKDNSLTIAQLLDKTSKGMTVTDFKRVAIGA; from the coding sequence ATGGCAGCAATTACCGCCCAAGACGTGAACAAGCTGCGCGCCATGACCGGCGCCGGCATGATGGATTGCAAAAAAGCCCTGGTAGAAGCCGAAGGCGACTTCGAAGCTGCCCGCGACATCCTGCGCAAGCAAGGCCAGAAAATTGCTGATAAGCGCTCCGACAATGCTACCTCCGAAGGTTTAGTATTGGCAAGCGTAAGCGAAGATGGTACCAATGGCAAACTGGTAGCGCTGGCTTGCGAGACGGAGCCTGTTTCTAAAGTTGCTGACTTCCGCAACTTGGTGCAGCAAATCCTGGACGCGGCTGTGAAGACCAATGCTGCTACCAAGGAAGACCTGCTCGCTTCTTCGCAAGAAGACGGCCGCAGCCTGCAAGACCACATCACCGACCTGATGGGCAAAATCGGCGAGAAGCTGGACGTGGTAGCTTATGCTAACATGAGCGCTGAGAAAGTAGCTTCTTACATCCACTCCGACGGCAAAAAAGGCGTATTAGTAGGCCTGAAGAACGTGAACGGTGCTGATGTAACTACTGTAGGCCGCGACGTGGCTATGCAAATTGTGGCCATGAAGCCCGTAGCCGTTGACAAAGATGGCGTAGACGCTGCTACCGTTGAGCGCGAAATCGAAATCGGCAAAGAGCAGGCGCGTGCTGAAGGCAAGCCCGAGGCTATGCTGGAGAAGATTGCTCAAGGCAAGCTCAACAAGTTCTACAAAGAGAATACCCTGCTCAACCAAGAGTTTGTGAAGGACAATTCGTTGACCATCGCTCAGCTGCTCGACAAAACGTCAAAAGGTATGACAGTAACTGACTTCAAGCGTGTAGCTATTGGTGCTTAA
- a CDS encoding DUF3089 domain-containing protein produces MISAIYRLLCRLVLILPVLLCSCLNVIKPNREYTRCPTPPAPDYALSTSWAALPTRIDAADVVPSHSGLQDAQATATVDVFFVHPTTYLGRAGWNADLNNQKINHITDISTIRRQASVFNNVGRIYAPRYRQATLFSFFDEQTGNGNQAIDLAYEDVKAAFQYYLAHYNQNRPIILASHSQGTRHLTHLLHDFFDQSPALRRQLVAAYLVGFNVPTNALQVVRPCEDSTQTGCYVAWNTVDWDQEYAPYQQGAVTNPLTWTRDTVTAPASLNLGVFLTHSILLIPP; encoded by the coding sequence ATGATTTCTGCTATTTATCGCCTTTTGTGTCGGCTAGTGCTGATCCTACCTGTTTTGCTTTGCTCTTGCCTCAACGTTATCAAACCAAACCGCGAATACACCCGCTGCCCCACACCGCCTGCCCCTGACTACGCCCTGTCTACCAGTTGGGCGGCACTGCCTACCCGTATCGATGCTGCCGATGTAGTGCCTAGCCACTCAGGCTTGCAGGATGCGCAAGCCACGGCCACTGTCGACGTGTTTTTCGTGCACCCGACCACTTACCTAGGCCGAGCCGGTTGGAATGCAGACCTTAACAATCAAAAAATTAATCACATAACCGACATCAGTACCATCCGCCGACAAGCCTCGGTTTTCAATAATGTGGGGCGCATTTATGCTCCACGCTACCGGCAGGCCACACTCTTTTCATTCTTTGATGAGCAAACTGGCAACGGTAACCAAGCCATTGATTTGGCTTACGAAGACGTGAAAGCCGCTTTCCAATATTACCTCGCGCATTACAACCAAAACCGGCCGATAATACTAGCTAGCCATAGCCAAGGCACGCGTCACCTCACCCACCTGCTCCACGACTTTTTCGACCAGAGTCCTGCGCTGCGTCGCCAGTTGGTTGCTGCCTACCTTGTTGGCTTCAACGTGCCCACTAATGCGCTGCAAGTTGTTCGGCCCTGCGAAGACTCCACGCAAACTGGTTGTTACGTTGCCTGGAATACCGTGGATTGGGACCAGGAATACGCTCCCTATCAGCAAGGCGCTGTCACCAATCCGCTCACCTGGACGCGCGATACAGTCACTGCGCCGGCTAGCCTAAACTTAGGGGTGTTCCTTACGCATTCAATACTGTTGATACCGCCGTAG
- a CDS encoding SHOCT domain-containing protein, with protein sequence MDKSSSPLDTLRQLRELLDAGTITPQEFETLKARLLADQLAAPAVPPSAPPTVPLNPTFTAPATTGSSVEPVRSEPVPVPPIAPAPVPTPVEELPPLLDFFKQPQTPGTSPPPPPAAPVREEKPAPYAAPYTPPTPPAPAAPTAAPESFPPGLIRRLHRHLQERRRSFSRPLLLQRRHLRPHHPIFPRQEPNQRFRWNLSCARRHLLCRP encoded by the coding sequence ATGGATAAAAGTTCTTCACCCCTCGATACGCTTCGCCAGCTCCGGGAGCTGCTCGATGCCGGCACTATTACGCCGCAAGAATTCGAGACGCTGAAGGCCCGGTTGCTGGCCGACCAACTGGCGGCACCGGCAGTTCCGCCGTCGGCTCCCCCGACGGTTCCACTCAACCCTACCTTCACCGCACCGGCAACCACAGGTTCGTCAGTTGAACCCGTGCGCTCCGAACCAGTACCAGTGCCTCCTATTGCGCCTGCCCCGGTTCCTACTCCAGTGGAAGAATTGCCGCCGTTGCTCGATTTCTTCAAGCAACCGCAAACGCCAGGTACATCACCTCCGCCACCACCGGCTGCCCCGGTGCGAGAAGAAAAACCGGCGCCTTACGCAGCGCCCTACACCCCGCCTACGCCGCCCGCTCCCGCGGCACCAACAGCCGCTCCCGAGTCCTTTCCCCCCGGCCTAATACGCCGCCTCCACCGCCACCTGCAAGAGAGACGCCGCAGTTTTTCCCGCCCGCTTCTTCTACAACGCCGCCACCTGCGGCCGCACCACCCGATTTTTCCCCGCCAAGAACCCAACCAACGGTTCCGGTGGAACCTATCGTGCGCCCGACGCCACCTCCTGTGCCGCCCGTAA
- a CDS encoding LysR substrate-binding domain-containing protein — translation MPDFRLRVFQSVARHLSFTRAAQELYISQPAITKHIRELERSYGQRLFERRGNRVSLTEAGNLLLEHADAVEGLHQQLTEQLHNLHSEAAGRLRLGASTTLAQYVLPAILPGFQRRYPQVELTLVNANSEHIAEAISLGQLDLGFVEGRSKSRDLHYEPLLPDELVAVRRATPAGPPAEPMPLAEAVAHPLVLRERGSGTLEVLEFALREHKIKLADLQVAFYFDNTEAIKSYLEAAPAALGFVSSRALERELAAGLLEVVPIQQLRLPRNFEALWLQGQPLARPAQRFLLYAQQQFHTT, via the coding sequence ATGCCTGATTTTCGTTTGCGCGTTTTCCAGTCGGTGGCCCGGCACCTAAGCTTTACTAGGGCTGCGCAGGAACTGTATATCAGCCAGCCAGCCATTACCAAACACATTCGGGAGTTGGAACGCAGCTACGGGCAGCGCTTATTTGAGCGGCGCGGCAACCGGGTGTCCCTTACCGAAGCCGGCAACCTACTGCTCGAACACGCCGACGCTGTGGAAGGGCTGCATCAGCAACTCACCGAGCAACTACACAATCTGCACAGCGAAGCGGCCGGTCGGTTGCGCCTCGGGGCCAGCACTACGCTGGCCCAATACGTGCTACCCGCCATTCTGCCCGGTTTTCAGCGGCGCTATCCTCAAGTAGAACTGACCTTGGTCAATGCCAACTCCGAGCATATTGCCGAGGCCATTTCACTTGGTCAACTTGATTTGGGCTTTGTGGAAGGCCGTTCTAAGAGCCGCGACCTGCACTACGAGCCTCTGTTGCCCGATGAACTCGTTGCCGTACGCCGGGCCACGCCCGCAGGGCCACCCGCTGAGCCTATGCCGCTGGCCGAAGCTGTGGCCCACCCGCTGGTGTTGCGGGAGCGAGGCTCTGGCACGCTGGAAGTGTTGGAATTCGCTTTGCGCGAACACAAAATTAAGCTGGCCGACTTGCAAGTGGCTTTTTACTTCGACAACACCGAGGCCATCAAATCTTACCTCGAAGCGGCTCCCGCAGCCTTAGGGTTTGTATCGAGCCGGGCGCTGGAACGCGAGTTGGCGGCTGGCCTGCTAGAAGTGGTACCGATACAGCAACTGCGCCTGCCCCGCAACTTCGAGGCGTTGTGGCTACAAGGGCAGCCACTAGCCCGGCCAGCACAACGGTTTCTGCTGTACGCGCAGCAGCAGTTTCATACAACGTAA